Proteins encoded by one window of Streptomyces uncialis:
- a CDS encoding DUF4177 domain-containing protein — protein MTKWEYATVPLLVHATKQILDTWGEDGWELVQVVPGPNPEQLVAYLKRARSA, from the coding sequence ATGACCAAGTGGGAATACGCAACTGTGCCGCTGCTCGTCCATGCCACGAAGCAGATCCTGGACACCTGGGGCGAGGACGGCTGGGAACTGGTCCAGGTCGTCCCCGGACCGAACCCCGAGCAGCTCGTCGCCTATCTGAAGCGCGCGAGGTCGGCGTGA
- a CDS encoding transglycosylase domain-containing protein gives MPNKRSGGGLSPTQQAAKFLGVSVLAGVVLAGIALPAAGALGLAAKGSVEGFDEIPANLKRPPLSQRTTILDSAGGQIATVYSRDRTVVPLKDISPYMQKAIIAIEDSRFYEHGAIDAKGILRALNENAQSGGVTQGASTLTQQYVKNVFVEEAGDDPTKVAQATQQTVGRKVRELKYAIQVEEELGKKRILENYLNITFFGQQAYGVEAAAQRYFSKPAKDLAVEEAALLAGVVQSPSRYDPVNDEAEATKRRNVVLQRMAEVGDISRADEVRARSKPLGLKVKKPQNGCITAVNGGGFFCDYVRNVFLTDPTFGKTKADRARIWNRGGLTIRTTLDRKAQESVQNSIKDHVYKSDDVASAMSIVEPGSGKILAMGQSRPYGLGKHETVLNLSVDSDMGGGAGFQPGSTFKPIVAAAAMEGGKPPTQVYDSPYEMDYPSPIANCDGKTWLNTSGQKLENETETEVGPYDMKEATAKSVNTYYVELISDIGICPVTELAKKMGAERADGGKLQLEPSIALGTQEMSPLTMANAYATFASRGTYCTPVAIQSITDAEKKSLPVPKSTCSRAMSEKTADTVNTLLKGVVEAGTGQEAGLGSRPSAGKTGTTDFRYAAWFVGYTPNAAGAVWVGDPAHERKMIDITIGGVYHDKVFGGQVPGPIWRDAMSGAVADRPATGFNIIDIPDPPKKDKDKGDKEEDGDGDRDPDREDGKPGENVIAGLLGGNDGDGRGDGNEQD, from the coding sequence ATGCCAAACAAGCGCTCGGGCGGCGGGCTGTCCCCCACACAACAGGCCGCCAAGTTCCTCGGTGTCAGCGTCCTCGCCGGCGTGGTGCTGGCAGGCATCGCACTGCCCGCGGCGGGCGCGCTCGGCCTCGCGGCGAAGGGCTCGGTCGAGGGGTTCGACGAGATCCCCGCCAACCTGAAGCGCCCCCCGCTGAGCCAGCGGACCACGATCCTGGACTCCGCGGGCGGCCAGATCGCCACGGTCTACTCGCGCGACCGCACGGTGGTGCCCCTCAAGGACATCTCGCCGTACATGCAGAAGGCGATCATCGCGATCGAGGACTCCCGCTTCTACGAGCACGGGGCGATCGACGCCAAGGGCATCCTGCGCGCGCTGAACGAGAACGCGCAGAGCGGTGGCGTCACCCAGGGCGCGTCCACCCTCACCCAGCAGTACGTGAAGAACGTCTTCGTGGAGGAGGCGGGCGACGACCCGACCAAGGTCGCGCAGGCCACCCAGCAGACCGTCGGCCGCAAGGTCCGCGAGCTGAAGTACGCGATCCAGGTCGAGGAGGAGCTGGGCAAGAAGCGCATCCTGGAGAACTATCTGAACATCACGTTCTTCGGGCAGCAGGCGTACGGCGTCGAGGCCGCGGCCCAGCGCTACTTCTCCAAGCCCGCCAAGGACCTGGCCGTCGAGGAGGCCGCGCTGCTGGCCGGTGTCGTCCAGTCGCCCAGCCGCTACGACCCGGTGAACGACGAGGCCGAGGCCACCAAGCGGCGTAACGTCGTCCTCCAGCGGATGGCCGAGGTCGGTGACATCAGCCGGGCCGACGAGGTCCGGGCCAGGTCCAAGCCCCTCGGCCTGAAGGTGAAGAAGCCGCAGAACGGCTGCATCACCGCGGTCAACGGCGGCGGCTTCTTCTGCGACTACGTGCGCAACGTCTTCCTCACCGATCCCACCTTCGGCAAGACGAAGGCGGACCGCGCGAGGATCTGGAACCGCGGCGGTCTCACGATCCGCACGACCCTGGACCGCAAGGCACAGGAGTCCGTCCAGAACTCGATCAAGGACCACGTCTACAAGTCCGACGACGTCGCCTCGGCCATGTCGATCGTGGAACCCGGCTCCGGCAAGATCCTCGCGATGGGCCAGTCCCGGCCCTACGGCCTCGGCAAGCACGAGACCGTGCTGAACCTCTCGGTCGACAGCGACATGGGCGGCGGCGCGGGCTTCCAGCCCGGTTCGACGTTCAAGCCGATCGTGGCGGCGGCGGCCATGGAGGGCGGCAAGCCCCCCACCCAGGTGTACGACTCGCCGTACGAGATGGACTACCCGAGCCCGATCGCGAACTGCGACGGCAAGACCTGGCTGAACACCAGCGGCCAGAAGCTGGAGAACGAGACCGAGACCGAGGTCGGCCCGTACGACATGAAGGAGGCGACCGCGAAGTCGGTCAACACCTACTACGTCGAGCTGATCAGCGACATCGGCATCTGCCCGGTCACCGAGCTGGCCAAGAAGATGGGCGCCGAGCGCGCCGACGGCGGCAAGCTCCAGCTGGAGCCGTCGATCGCCCTGGGCACCCAGGAGATGTCCCCGCTGACCATGGCGAACGCGTACGCCACCTTCGCCTCGCGCGGGACGTACTGCACCCCCGTGGCGATCCAGTCGATCACCGACGCCGAGAAGAAGTCCCTGCCGGTCCCGAAGTCGACGTGCTCACGTGCGATGTCCGAGAAGACCGCCGACACCGTCAACACCCTCCTGAAGGGCGTGGTCGAGGCCGGCACCGGCCAGGAGGCCGGTCTCGGCTCCCGGCCGAGCGCGGGCAAGACCGGTACGACGGACTTCCGCTACGCGGCCTGGTTCGTCGGGTACACGCCGAACGCCGCGGGCGCGGTGTGGGTCGGCGACCCGGCCCATGAGCGCAAGATGATCGACATCACCATCGGCGGTGTCTACCACGACAAGGTCTTCGGTGGTCAGGTACCGGGTCCGATCTGGCGGGACGCGATGAGCGGCGCCGTCGCCGACAGGCCCGCCACCGGCTTCAACATCATCGACATCCCCGACCCGCCGAAGAAGGACAAGGACAAGGGCGACAAGGAAGAGGACGGCGACGGCGACCGTGACCCCGACCGGGAGGACGGCAAGCCCGGCGAGAACGTGATCGCCGGCCTCCTCGGCGGCAACGACGGCGACGGCCGCGGTGACGGCAACGAGCAGGACTGA
- a CDS encoding GatB/YqeY domain-containing protein gives MTTLKAKLKEDLTAAIRARDELRSSTLRLTLTAVTKEEVAGTTARELSDDEVRQVIAREAKKRREAADAFAQGGRAESAERETAEGVVLAEYLPKQLSDDELREIVTQAVAEARAAGAEGPRAMGQVMKIVNPKVAGLAEGGRVAALVKQQLAG, from the coding sequence ATGACCACGCTCAAGGCCAAGCTCAAGGAAGACCTCACCGCCGCCATCAGGGCGCGTGACGAACTGCGCTCGTCGACGCTCCGGCTGACCCTTACCGCTGTCACCAAGGAAGAGGTCGCGGGGACGACGGCGCGTGAGCTGTCCGACGACGAGGTGCGGCAGGTGATCGCCCGCGAGGCGAAGAAGCGGCGTGAGGCCGCGGACGCCTTCGCGCAGGGCGGCCGGGCGGAGTCGGCCGAGCGGGAGACCGCCGAAGGCGTGGTCCTCGCGGAGTACCTGCCCAAGCAGCTCTCCGACGACGAGCTGCGGGAGATCGTCACGCAGGCCGTCGCGGAGGCCCGCGCGGCCGGTGCGGAAGGGCCCCGCGCGATGGGCCAGGTCATGAAGATCGTCAACCCGAAGGTCGCGGGCCTGGCCGAGGGCGGCCGGGTCGCCGCCCTCGTCAAGCAGCAGCTGGCCGGCTGA
- a CDS encoding ATP-binding protein has product MASTRNQQVLAAHKARFEQQVSGGREFTKLLREIGAEAYRFEEDQSDRARWWIYITLPANVRETFDLRLDVLCLSASYERVEPRTLTLIAERLHDRDARVDPDFAILLTSDPGASELVKRRRGQLAILTINSHELLSGPGIGLRERIAEIMVTHDHYDLTRPITEPAAFYGRQAEVAELEFALDRGQSVGVFGLRKAGKTSLLNFVARQREGSGKPMVWLDISVLQASEAFQLALLEKCHTIVRQLGQRPPRLMTLTREGNPNPAVQIGSYWIRDLNLLLDALPDRLELFIDEIDQAWPSRSNLGAEQATAVLRCLTQLRGVVQSREAEGKHGIGVVCAGVDPAIFERPLLDGRDNLLYKFARLAFLSPMKREEMQEMVRSLGKRMALRYTDHRTIDFLFQEFGGHPLLTRKACSVASRKRPQNEIPWHVPLSALEEAAERRGPNTPQSEVKDVLASFTEWFGDEAAMLPLLWSEDPQEREEATEWARNEPDTAAHLVSYGITDENWSPRIHAMRALVLR; this is encoded by the coding sequence GTGGCGAGCACCCGTAACCAGCAAGTTCTGGCGGCGCACAAGGCAAGGTTTGAGCAGCAGGTCTCCGGCGGACGGGAGTTCACCAAACTCCTGCGGGAGATAGGTGCGGAGGCATACCGGTTCGAAGAGGACCAGTCTGATAGAGCACGCTGGTGGATCTACATCACCCTGCCTGCAAACGTCCGAGAGACCTTTGACCTGCGCCTCGATGTCCTCTGTCTGTCTGCCTCGTACGAGAGGGTGGAACCGCGAACCCTCACCCTCATCGCGGAACGGCTGCACGATCGCGACGCCCGAGTAGACCCGGACTTCGCCATCCTCCTGACTTCGGATCCAGGTGCGTCTGAACTCGTTAAACGGCGCCGCGGCCAGCTCGCCATCCTTACGATCAACTCGCACGAATTGCTCAGCGGGCCTGGGATAGGGCTCCGTGAGCGCATCGCGGAGATCATGGTCACCCACGACCACTACGATCTGACGCGTCCCATTACCGAACCTGCTGCGTTCTACGGTCGACAGGCCGAGGTGGCTGAGCTCGAGTTCGCCTTGGACCGGGGGCAGTCCGTCGGAGTCTTCGGACTCCGCAAGGCAGGCAAGACTTCGCTGCTTAACTTCGTTGCTCGACAGCGCGAAGGCAGCGGCAAGCCCATGGTCTGGTTGGACATCAGCGTGTTGCAGGCCTCTGAGGCGTTCCAGCTCGCCTTGCTGGAGAAGTGCCACACGATCGTCCGGCAGCTTGGACAAAGGCCGCCCCGGCTGATGACGCTCACCCGAGAGGGCAACCCGAATCCAGCAGTCCAGATCGGCAGCTATTGGATTCGTGACCTTAACCTCCTGCTGGATGCGCTGCCAGATCGTCTGGAGTTGTTTATCGACGAGATCGATCAGGCGTGGCCTAGCCGCTCCAATCTTGGCGCGGAACAGGCGACGGCTGTTTTGAGGTGTCTGACCCAGCTGCGTGGTGTGGTCCAGAGCCGTGAGGCCGAAGGCAAGCACGGCATCGGTGTTGTCTGTGCTGGGGTGGATCCCGCCATCTTCGAGAGGCCGCTCCTGGACGGGCGTGACAACCTGCTGTACAAGTTCGCCAGACTGGCCTTCCTCTCTCCCATGAAGCGCGAAGAGATGCAGGAGATGGTGCGTAGCCTCGGAAAGCGGATGGCGCTGCGCTACACGGACCACCGCACGATCGACTTCCTGTTTCAAGAGTTCGGTGGCCACCCGCTACTGACCCGGAAGGCGTGCTCTGTCGCGTCCCGCAAGCGGCCCCAGAACGAGATCCCCTGGCATGTTCCGCTCTCTGCGCTTGAAGAGGCGGCAGAGAGACGGGGGCCCAATACGCCCCAGTCGGAGGTTAAGGACGTGTTGGCCTCCTTCACCGAATGGTTCGGGGACGAGGCCGCCATGCTTCCACTGCTATGGTCCGAAGATCCGCAGGAGCGTGAGGAAGCGACGGAATGGGCTCGGAACGAGCCTGACACGGCGGCGCACTTGGTGTCGTATGGCATCACCGACGAGAACTGGTCGCCACGGATTCACGCCATGCGCGCGCTGGTGTTGCGATGA
- a CDS encoding WhiB family transcriptional regulator yields the protein MGWVTDWSAQAACRTTDPDELFVQGAAQNRAKAVCTGCPVRTECLADALDNRVEFGVWGGMTERERRALLRRRPTVTSWRRLLETARTEYERAAGLLPVAMGEEETYDQTYEDRYEDAYESYAAVG from the coding sequence ATGGGCTGGGTAACCGACTGGAGTGCGCAGGCGGCCTGCCGCACTACCGATCCGGACGAACTGTTCGTACAAGGAGCAGCGCAGAACAGGGCCAAGGCGGTGTGCACCGGATGTCCGGTGCGTACGGAGTGCCTGGCCGACGCGCTGGACAATCGCGTCGAGTTCGGCGTCTGGGGTGGCATGACCGAGCGGGAACGCCGCGCGCTGCTGCGCAGGCGGCCGACGGTCACGTCCTGGCGCAGACTGCTGGAGACCGCGCGCACCGAGTACGAACGAGCCGCGGGCCTGCTGCCCGTGGCCATGGGTGAAGAGGAGACATACGACCAGACGTACGAGGACAGGTACGAGGACGCGTACGAGAGCTACGCGGCCGTCGGGTAG
- a CDS encoding metallophosphoesterase encodes MRARYGVPLGIAAAGAAGLLYSAGFEARSYRLRRVTVPVLPPGMRPLRVLQVSDIHMVSGQRKKQRWLQSLAGLRPDFVINTGDNLSDQEGVPEVLDALGPLMEFPGAYVFGSNDYYAPRLGNPAKYLFEKARGQHGLNGNPPAVNVLRNPWEDLRDGFDAAGWLNLTNTRGTLKVEGVEIGLTGLDDPHIKRDRYTLVPGGPDKAADFSMGVVHAPYLRVLDAFTDDGYPLILAGHTHGGQLCIPFYGALVTNCDLDTDRVKGLSTHTVDERTSYLHVSAGCGTNRYTPVRFACPPEVSLLTLVARG; translated from the coding sequence ATGCGCGCGCGATATGGAGTACCCCTCGGAATTGCGGCGGCGGGCGCCGCCGGTCTGCTCTACTCGGCGGGGTTCGAAGCCCGTTCGTACCGCCTTCGACGAGTGACCGTCCCCGTCCTGCCGCCCGGGATGCGCCCGCTGCGGGTTCTTCAGGTGTCGGACATCCACATGGTGAGCGGTCAGCGGAAGAAGCAGCGGTGGTTGCAGTCGCTGGCGGGTCTGCGGCCCGACTTCGTGATCAACACCGGGGACAACCTGTCCGACCAGGAGGGCGTCCCGGAGGTCCTGGACGCGCTGGGCCCGCTGATGGAGTTCCCCGGCGCGTATGTGTTCGGGTCGAACGACTACTACGCGCCGAGGCTGGGCAATCCCGCGAAGTATCTGTTCGAGAAGGCCCGGGGGCAGCACGGCCTGAACGGGAACCCGCCCGCGGTGAACGTGCTCCGTAATCCGTGGGAGGACCTGCGGGACGGCTTCGACGCGGCGGGCTGGCTGAACCTCACGAACACGCGGGGCACGCTGAAGGTGGAAGGCGTCGAGATCGGGCTCACGGGCCTCGACGACCCGCACATCAAGCGGGACCGCTACACACTGGTGCCCGGCGGACCCGACAAGGCCGCCGACTTCTCGATGGGCGTGGTCCACGCCCCGTATCTGCGGGTCCTGGACGCGTTCACCGATGACGGCTACCCGCTGATCCTGGCGGGCCACACCCACGGCGGCCAGCTCTGCATCCCCTTCTACGGGGCGCTGGTCACCAACTGCGACCTGGACACCGACCGGGTGAAGGGCCTGTCGACACACACGGTCGACGAGCGGACGTCGTACCTCCACGTATCCGCGGGCTGCGGAACCAACCGCTACACCCCGGTCCGCTTCGCGTGCCCCCCGGAGGTGTCGTTGCTGACGCTGGTGGCGCGGGGGTAG
- a CDS encoding P-loop NTPase family protein: MKLLPSQGQWVQAVCEHLIDGEIVIVRGVPGSGKTTLLNAVERELGGTSVSTRGRSYTEQDQDVRSSDFQRRLGEALGRHGTAHLLFDDYPHALRRSHGLRLQRQLLHLLVDGEQAVDTGALLMGQWARSMHLVSSGSPLVARARVVPLPSTIESDFEAVGCPQSRDAAVAVGGNTALLAKVTSVLGRPALHQIREAAELRAPQWVRDVPWDAVQWIKNVVRDGPTTLPSDDFAAEALAPLVFTVGDGRYDVVSALRSGAALAALDGRAPTWPDRWAESVATFCGLLAGASAVVWVDRYLAVDPPRLLRFLQAVRATCGTQIRILIAKDQAKKIDASAMAAFSALDCAIKTMHPGDRKQLHDRHLIFLGGRQGGVVMPTGGVVLCKDPPGAAMAVQAPLLDQNLIREAWDRGQVPVGP, from the coding sequence ATGAAGCTCTTGCCGTCGCAGGGGCAATGGGTTCAGGCCGTATGCGAGCACTTGATCGACGGAGAGATCGTCATAGTCCGGGGAGTACCGGGCTCGGGCAAGACCACTCTGCTCAACGCGGTGGAGCGGGAACTGGGGGGCACGAGCGTGTCCACCCGCGGGCGCAGTTACACCGAGCAGGACCAAGACGTGCGCAGCTCGGACTTTCAGAGGCGGCTTGGCGAAGCACTCGGCAGGCATGGCACGGCACACCTCCTCTTCGATGACTACCCACACGCCCTTCGTCGGTCGCATGGTCTGAGGCTGCAGCGGCAGCTGCTGCATCTATTGGTTGATGGCGAGCAGGCGGTCGACACCGGTGCCTTGCTGATGGGGCAGTGGGCGCGCAGCATGCACCTGGTCAGCAGTGGTTCTCCACTCGTGGCGCGGGCGCGGGTAGTGCCTCTGCCAAGCACGATCGAGTCCGACTTCGAGGCAGTCGGCTGCCCCCAGTCACGGGATGCCGCAGTAGCCGTAGGCGGCAATACCGCGCTGCTGGCGAAGGTGACTTCGGTCCTGGGCAGGCCAGCCCTCCACCAGATTCGCGAGGCGGCTGAGCTGCGAGCCCCCCAGTGGGTCCGGGACGTGCCGTGGGATGCCGTTCAATGGATCAAGAATGTAGTGCGTGACGGGCCGACCACGCTACCTTCAGACGACTTCGCAGCCGAGGCCCTTGCTCCGTTGGTCTTCACTGTGGGCGACGGACGGTACGACGTGGTGAGCGCGCTTAGGTCGGGCGCGGCCCTCGCCGCACTGGACGGTAGGGCACCGACATGGCCCGATCGCTGGGCGGAGTCAGTTGCCACCTTCTGCGGGCTCCTCGCCGGTGCGTCGGCGGTTGTGTGGGTGGACCGGTACCTGGCCGTCGACCCACCAAGGCTGCTGCGATTCCTTCAGGCCGTGCGTGCGACCTGTGGGACTCAGATCCGGATACTTATCGCCAAGGACCAGGCCAAGAAGATCGACGCCTCTGCCATGGCCGCCTTCTCGGCGCTGGACTGCGCGATCAAGACGATGCATCCGGGTGACCGCAAACAGCTCCACGACCGGCATCTGATCTTCCTGGGCGGTCGCCAGGGCGGTGTGGTGATGCCGACGGGCGGGGTCGTGCTGTGCAAGGACCCCCCGGGAGCGGCTATGGCCGTTCAAGCACCGTTGCTTGACCAAAACCTGATACGCGAGGCTTGGGACAGGGGCCAAGTGCCTGTTGGGCCCTGA
- a CDS encoding ArsA-related P-loop ATPase, with amino-acid sequence MSRFQVVSGKGGTGKTTVAAALALALATEGKRTLLVEVEGRQGIAQLFETESLPYEERKIAVAPGGGEVFALAIDPELALLDYLQMFYKLGGAGRALKKLGAIDFATTIAPGLRDVLLTGKACEAVRRKDKSGRFVYDHVVMDAPPTGRVTRFLNVNDEVAGLAKIGPIHHQAQAVMRVLKSPQTAVHLVTLLEEMPVQETADGIAELRAAGLPVGRIIVNLVRPQLLDDDSLALVRGEGRIARTAVAKSLAGAGLGGARKGGNAERLVDPLLAQAAEYAERHALEHAQRAVLADLGLPLGELPLLAGGMDLAGLYRLAADLRKQDTDPRKQDAV; translated from the coding sequence GTGAGCAGGTTCCAGGTCGTCAGCGGCAAGGGCGGTACCGGCAAGACCACGGTCGCCGCCGCACTGGCGCTCGCCCTCGCGACCGAGGGCAAGCGCACCCTCCTGGTCGAGGTCGAGGGCCGGCAGGGCATCGCGCAGCTCTTCGAGACGGAAAGCCTTCCGTACGAGGAGCGCAAGATCGCGGTGGCTCCCGGGGGCGGGGAGGTGTTCGCCCTGGCCATCGACCCCGAGCTGGCGCTGCTGGACTACCTCCAGATGTTCTACAAACTCGGCGGCGCGGGCCGGGCCCTCAAGAAACTCGGGGCCATCGACTTCGCCACCACCATCGCTCCCGGTCTGCGTGACGTCCTGCTGACCGGCAAGGCGTGCGAGGCGGTCCGCCGCAAGGACAAGAGCGGCCGTTTCGTGTACGACCACGTGGTGATGGACGCGCCGCCGACGGGCCGGGTGACCCGCTTCCTCAATGTGAACGACGAGGTGGCGGGCCTCGCGAAGATCGGCCCGATACATCACCAGGCCCAGGCCGTGATGCGGGTCCTCAAGTCACCGCAGACCGCCGTGCACCTGGTGACGCTCCTGGAGGAGATGCCGGTCCAGGAGACCGCCGACGGCATCGCCGAACTGCGTGCCGCGGGGCTGCCGGTGGGCCGGATCATCGTCAACCTGGTACGCCCCCAGCTCCTCGACGACGACTCCCTCGCGCTGGTGCGCGGGGAGGGCCGTATCGCGCGGACCGCGGTCGCCAAGTCGCTCGCCGGCGCCGGACTCGGCGGCGCGCGCAAGGGCGGCAACGCCGAGCGGCTCGTCGACCCGCTGCTCGCGCAGGCCGCCGAGTACGCCGAGCGGCATGCCCTGGAGCACGCCCAGCGGGCCGTCCTGGCCGATCTGGGGCTGCCGCTGGGGGAACTGCCCCTGCTGGCCGGGGGAATGGACCTCGCGGGCCTGTACCGCCTCGCCGCGGACCTGAGGAAGCAGGACACGGACCCGAGGAAGCAGGACGCCGTATGA
- a CDS encoding ArsA family ATPase: MTPSADRTAGSGPAEDAGSEDGLRARRTLAVDPLLDDPRTRIVVCCGAGGVGKTTTAAALGLRAAERGRKVVVLTIDPARRLAQSMGIDSLDNTPRRVKGIDNGAGGELHAMMLDMKRTFDEIVEAHADPERAAAILGNPFYQSLSAGFAGTQEYMAMEKLGQLRARDEWDLIVVDTPPSRSALDFLDAPKRLGSFLDGKLIRVLMAPAKVGGRAGMKFLNVGMSMMTGALGKLLGGQLLRDVQTFVAAMDTMFGGFRTRADATYRLLQAPGTAFLVVAAPERDALREAAYFVERLAAEDMPLAGLVLNRVHVSGAAHLPAERALAAAESLGEHLTGTGTDGHHTGPSADDHLDGTGADDHRRGPGADDHHARAAEPSATRAGAAPGGHPDTDGPAAEHLDPENLADSGIVDQTAGQAGLRSTPASPGSPTPPEHHDRPRPDSPEHHDDTPAPRDTHRTKRSADPQGPARLTVGLLRLHAERMQLLDRERRTRDRFTALHPEVAVAEVGALPGDVHDLAGLRDIGDRLAGPGPTGEPPA; encoded by the coding sequence ATGACGCCATCCGCCGACCGGACCGCGGGCAGCGGGCCCGCCGAGGACGCGGGCAGCGAGGACGGGCTGCGCGCCCGGCGGACGCTCGCCGTGGACCCCCTCCTGGACGACCCGAGGACCCGCATCGTCGTGTGCTGCGGCGCCGGAGGCGTCGGCAAGACGACCACGGCCGCCGCACTCGGACTGCGCGCCGCCGAACGCGGCCGGAAGGTGGTCGTCCTGACCATCGACCCGGCACGCAGGCTGGCGCAGTCCATGGGCATCGACTCCCTGGACAACACACCACGCCGTGTGAAGGGCATCGACAACGGCGCGGGCGGCGAACTGCACGCGATGATGCTGGACATGAAGCGCACGTTCGACGAGATCGTCGAGGCGCACGCGGACCCCGAACGGGCCGCCGCGATCCTGGGGAACCCCTTCTACCAGTCGCTGTCGGCCGGTTTCGCGGGCACCCAGGAGTACATGGCGATGGAGAAGCTGGGGCAGCTGCGCGCGCGGGACGAGTGGGACCTCATCGTCGTGGACACCCCGCCCTCGCGTTCCGCGCTCGACTTCCTGGACGCCCCCAAGCGGCTCGGCTCGTTCCTGGACGGCAAGCTCATCCGGGTGCTGATGGCCCCCGCGAAGGTCGGCGGCCGGGCCGGTATGAAGTTCCTGAACGTCGGGATGTCGATGATGACCGGCGCCCTCGGCAAGCTCCTCGGCGGCCAACTGCTGCGGGACGTGCAGACGTTCGTCGCCGCCATGGACACGATGTTCGGCGGCTTCCGCACCCGCGCGGACGCCACGTACCGGCTGCTCCAGGCCCCCGGTACGGCGTTCCTGGTGGTCGCCGCGCCGGAGCGGGACGCCCTGCGGGAGGCCGCGTACTTCGTGGAACGCCTCGCGGCGGAGGACATGCCGCTCGCCGGACTGGTCCTCAACCGGGTGCATGTGAGCGGTGCGGCCCATCTCCCGGCCGAACGCGCGCTGGCCGCCGCCGAGAGCCTCGGCGAGCACCTCACCGGGACCGGTACGGACGGTCACCACACCGGCCCGAGTGCGGACGATCACCTCGACGGGACGGGTGCGGACGATCACCGCCGCGGCCCCGGTGCGGACGATCACCACGCCCGGGCCGCGGAGCCGTCCGCCACGCGCGCGGGGGCCGCCCCCGGTGGACATCCGGATACGGATGGTCCGGCTGCGGAACATCTCGATCCGGAAAATCTTGCCGACAGCGGCATTGTCGATCAGACGGCCGGGCAAGCTGGACTTCGGAGCACCCCCGCTTCTCCCGGATCACCCACGCCCCCCGAGCACCACGACCGGCCCCGTCCGGACTCCCCCGAGCACCACGACGACACCCCCGCACCACGTGACACGCACCGTACGAAGCGTTCCGCCGACCCCCAGGGACCGGCCCGGCTGACGGTCGGTCTGCTGCGCCTGCACGCCGAGCGGATGCAGCTCCTCGACCGCGAACGGCGCACCCGCGACCGCTTCACCGCGCTGCACCCCGAAGTGGCCGTGGCGGAGGTGGGCGCGCTGCCCGGCGACGTCCACGACCTGGCGGGACTGCGCGACATCGGTGACCGCCTCGCCGGCCCCGGACCCACCGGGGAACCACCGGCCTGA
- a CDS encoding RidA family protein, which produces MSGAVEARLAELGLTLPQVAAPLAAYQPAVRTGSHVYTAGQLPMVEGTLAVTGKVGAEVTAEEAKELARVCALNALAAVKSVVGDLDRVARVVKVVGFVASASDFTGQPGVLNGASELLGEVFGEKGVHARSAVGVAVLPLDAPVEVELLVELTAD; this is translated from the coding sequence GTGAGCGGCGCCGTCGAGGCCCGTCTCGCGGAGCTGGGTCTGACCCTGCCCCAGGTCGCCGCCCCGCTGGCCGCCTACCAGCCCGCCGTACGCACCGGCTCGCATGTGTACACCGCCGGGCAGCTGCCCATGGTGGAGGGCACGCTCGCGGTGACCGGCAAGGTCGGCGCCGAGGTCACCGCCGAGGAGGCGAAGGAGCTCGCGCGCGTGTGCGCGCTGAACGCCCTGGCCGCCGTGAAGTCGGTCGTGGGCGATCTGGACCGGGTGGCGCGCGTGGTGAAGGTCGTCGGGTTCGTCGCCTCGGCGTCGGACTTCACCGGCCAGCCCGGGGTCCTCAACGGCGCCAGTGAGCTGCTGGGCGAGGTCTTCGGCGAGAAGGGCGTGCACGCGCGCAGCGCGGTGGGCGTCGCGGTGCTCCCGCTGGACGCCCCGGTCGAGGTCGAGCTCCTGGTGGAGCTCACCGCCGACTGA